One Puniceicoccales bacterium DNA window includes the following coding sequences:
- a CDS encoding polynucleotide adenylyltransferase, which yields MLQELVDLASTGKLRKVLSTLHSNGAKCYFVGGCVRDAILGEPITDLDLEVFNISSDVLSSILAKDHDIDYVGKSFGVIKIHGLDMDISVPRTEEKIGETHRTFSIVERTDMDIAMAASRRDFTINALYFDLLSNQVIDRFDGLKDIKNKLLRHTSDKFAEDPLRVLRAMQFTARFDMTVAEETIEISRGLSCDNISCERILGEWKKLLLLGKTPSRGLRFLKACGWLRYFPEVSNLVGCEQDPILHPEGDVFEHVCLAMDYFPRVRSGDVFDDMVVGFALLCHDFGKPATMFRDKNGIHNHGHAKCGVAPARVFLERMRVPKRIVDQVLHLVEHHMDIRDIVKSNDMDTDIRVLATQVERIDLLIKVSLCDTFRRVKIHGTNEELIQDRAKKLGVLYEKPTPLLLGRHLIDLGLVPGKNFSQLLDLAFEAQLNGKFFDEPGAIQFIKGFI from the coding sequence ATGTTACAGGAGCTCGTAGATTTAGCATCAACCGGAAAACTTAGGAAAGTTTTATCTACCCTGCATTCAAATGGAGCGAAATGTTATTTTGTTGGTGGCTGTGTTAGAGATGCGATTCTTGGCGAACCGATCACAGACCTAGACCTGGAAGTTTTTAATATTAGTTCTGACGTTCTTTCATCGATATTGGCTAAAGATCACGATATAGATTATGTTGGTAAGAGTTTTGGTGTAATCAAGATTCATGGCCTTGATATGGATATTTCTGTGCCAAGAACCGAGGAAAAGATTGGTGAAACTCACAGAACATTTTCCATAGTTGAGAGGACAGATATGGATATTGCCATGGCAGCATCACGTAGGGACTTCACCATAAATGCCCTATATTTTGATCTGCTATCTAACCAGGTGATTGACAGGTTCGATGGCCTGAAGGATATAAAAAATAAACTACTTAGACACACCAGCGATAAATTTGCCGAGGATCCACTGAGAGTTCTCAGAGCGATGCAATTTACGGCGAGATTTGATATGACTGTGGCCGAGGAAACCATTGAGATTTCACGAGGTCTTTCCTGCGATAATATTTCTTGTGAACGGATTTTAGGAGAATGGAAAAAATTACTATTGCTAGGGAAAACCCCGTCGAGAGGCCTCAGATTTCTGAAAGCCTGTGGATGGCTGAGATATTTTCCAGAGGTGAGCAATCTTGTTGGCTGTGAACAAGATCCAATACTACACCCCGAGGGCGACGTTTTCGAACATGTTTGCCTGGCCATGGATTATTTTCCTAGGGTTAGAAGCGGTGATGTTTTTGACGATATGGTCGTTGGGTTTGCACTGCTATGCCATGATTTTGGCAAACCAGCCACCATGTTTCGCGATAAAAATGGAATACACAACCATGGCCATGCCAAATGTGGTGTTGCTCCTGCCAGAGTATTTTTGGAAAGAATGCGTGTGCCAAAACGCATTGTAGACCAAGTACTTCATCTTGTTGAGCATCATATGGATATCAGAGATATAGTGAAAAGCAATGACATGGACACAGACATACGGGTTTTGGCAACCCAGGTTGAGCGGATAGATCTGTTGATAAAAGTATCTCTTTGCGACACATTTCGTAGGGTAAAAATTCATGGTACCAATGAGGAGTTAATACAGGATCGTGCCAAAAAGCTCGGTGTATTGTATGAGAAACCCACACCGCTGTTGCTTGGGAGACATCTAATCGACCTTGGCCTGGTACCGGGGAAAAATTTTAGTCAATTGTTGGATTTGGCCTTTGAAGCACAGCTGAATGGTAAATTTTTTGATGAACCAGGTGCTATTCAATTCATCAAGGGTTTTATTTAA
- a CDS encoding phage protease: MEKPVLDQWIKLLPYGDYPHPRGVQHFNRSSAEIIAKNFKSLRGRLSRKFLGLPIFIGHPDDDRFSGSPGHKSHLVYGRVKDIEPRSDGMWLLIHWSGVGYQLIRNGFFRFLSPRWRMKNIGNNGFEPIKLLSVGLTNNPNIRTCRLVDHSGSKNARLSDGEKLARFITLLGLNELMDFEEQLNTLKSMVENSVKWKTQAEELIDENKKLRAEAENLYHMIQPNELQKQENESMAVNLAVDGSAPVTMDMANDRDEESLPSTNLNTKTKTIGLNSRARCFYEKKDKILALVQEHMMATGDKYSEAWAWAKRTNPSLFTD; encoded by the coding sequence ATGGAAAAGCCGGTGCTGGATCAGTGGATCAAATTACTGCCCTATGGTGACTACCCACATCCCAGAGGTGTGCAGCATTTCAACAGGTCGTCGGCTGAGATAATCGCAAAAAATTTTAAATCACTGCGAGGTCGGCTGAGCAGAAAATTTCTCGGGTTACCGATTTTTATAGGCCATCCCGATGATGATAGGTTTTCCGGTAGTCCGGGTCACAAAAGTCACCTGGTCTATGGAAGGGTCAAGGATATTGAGCCAAGATCCGATGGTATGTGGCTTTTAATCCATTGGTCCGGTGTAGGTTATCAATTGATTAGAAATGGTTTTTTCAGATTTTTATCGCCCAGGTGGCGCATGAAAAATATAGGAAACAATGGCTTTGAGCCTATAAAATTGCTGTCGGTCGGTCTTACAAACAATCCAAATATCAGGACCTGCAGGCTAGTCGATCACTCGGGTTCGAAAAATGCGCGACTATCCGATGGCGAAAAGCTTGCAAGGTTCATAACCCTGCTCGGATTGAATGAGTTAATGGATTTTGAAGAGCAACTAAACACATTGAAATCCATGGTGGAAAATTCAGTAAAATGGAAAACTCAGGCCGAGGAACTGATCGACGAGAATAAAAAGCTCAGAGCCGAGGCTGAAAACCTTTATCACATGATCCAACCCAACGAGTTGCAAAAACAAGAAAATGAATCGATGGCAGTGAATTTGGCTGTGGATGGCTCGGCACCGGTCACCATGGACATGGCTAATGATAGGGATGAGGAATCTTTGCCATCGACCAATTTAAATACTAAAACAAAAACCATCGGTCTAAACAGCCGGGCCAGGTGCTTTTATGAAAAAAAGGACAAAATCCTGGCTTTGGTACAGGAACATATGATGGCCACCGGCGATAAATATAGCGAAGCCTGGGCCTGGGCAAAAAGAACCAATCCATCACTGTTCACTGATTAA
- the xth gene encoding exodeoxyribonuclease III, with the protein MRIVSWNVNGLRSILKKDFSGAVSFLKPDILCLQETRVNQEAIATIDFECSNLMFNNANRKGYSGTAIFSKLDTIAVDSNTVLDSTTGEKEGRVIVVEYDKFFLVNVYTPNSKPDLSRLEFRQKIWDPEFLKLLLKLESTKPVIACGDFNVAHQEIDLENPDHNHFSNGFTDEERSGFSNYIASGFLDSYRHFYPEEKKAYSWWSYRMKSRERNVGWRLDYILISRKLQGYVDGVFIFNNVYGSDHAPVGIDIRL; encoded by the coding sequence ATGAGAATCGTTTCATGGAATGTAAATGGGTTACGCTCGATCCTGAAAAAAGATTTTTCCGGTGCGGTTTCTTTTCTTAAGCCGGATATATTATGTCTACAGGAAACCAGGGTGAACCAGGAAGCCATCGCAACTATCGATTTCGAGTGCAGTAACCTGATGTTTAACAACGCCAACCGAAAAGGATATTCGGGTACGGCTATTTTTTCAAAACTGGATACCATAGCGGTGGATTCAAATACGGTTCTTGATTCAACCACCGGTGAGAAAGAGGGTAGGGTGATTGTGGTCGAGTATGACAAATTTTTTTTGGTAAATGTTTACACACCAAACTCCAAACCCGATCTGTCCAGGTTGGAATTTAGGCAAAAAATATGGGATCCAGAATTTTTAAAATTGTTGCTAAAATTGGAATCAACGAAGCCGGTGATAGCCTGTGGCGATTTCAATGTGGCTCATCAGGAAATAGACCTTGAGAATCCGGATCACAACCATTTCAGCAATGGATTTACCGACGAAGAGAGGTCTGGATTTTCGAATTATATAGCCAGTGGTTTCCTAGACAGCTACAGACATTTCTATCCAGAGGAGAAGAAGGCCTATAGCTGGTGGTCCTACAGGATGAAATCCAGGGAACGTAATGTGGGTTGGCGGCTGGACTATATACTCATAAGTAGGAAGCTACAAGGTTACGTCGATGGGGTATTCATATTCAATAATGTCTATGGCTCGGACCATGCTCCGGTTGGGATCGATATTCGATTATGA
- a CDS encoding DUF2190 family protein has protein sequence MKKEIFSNIAEGTHEGNITRIAKADITEKYTLVKIDSSNSAEVDICTGSDLPIGVATDEASAGDIVNVALLGCADTIKAIASAEISAGTRLMPAANGKITPLGTSTGTYNCIGIALNGAIANGMVEVLSCVPTKHVMP, from the coding sequence ATGAAAAAAGAAATATTCTCTAACATTGCAGAAGGTACCCACGAAGGCAATATCACCAGGATTGCGAAAGCCGACATCACCGAAAAGTATACTCTGGTTAAAATCGATAGCAGCAATTCTGCCGAAGTCGATATTTGTACTGGTTCGGATCTGCCCATAGGCGTCGCAACCGACGAAGCATCGGCCGGAGACATTGTGAATGTGGCATTACTTGGCTGTGCGGATACCATAAAAGCCATTGCCAGTGCAGAAATATCGGCCGGTACGCGTCTTATGCCGGCGGCCAATGGAAAAATTACTCCCCTCGGTACGTCAACAGGAACCTATAATTGCATTGGGATAGCACTGAATGGTGCCATAGCAAATGGCATGGTGGAGGTATTATCCTGCGTACCAACTAAACACGTAATGCCATAA
- a CDS encoding DUF935 domain-containing protein codes for MKTISQISEARIKSSMRARFNPIKTLTPDSLSQMLDAFAAGYLRSAAMTWDSIERRDDVIQGVAAKRKKSVARLQWEIIALDQSEEALNHKCALEYFYNNLSATHACDGNERGGFGLLVKQMMDAIGKKYAVHEIIYIPLANGDKLKLTAVFRFVPLWFFENKTGSLRFLESDTATDGVPLDDGAWLVTVGDGLMEASSIAYLFKHLPLRDWLVYCERNGMPGVKGVTDASPGSPQWEAARDAVEDFGAEFNALMSEGTNIEAIDLTSRGELPYPALVDRMDRAISALWRGSDLSTLSRASGTGASLQADETALIEEDDATMISETLNEQVDKFVIRHLFGDANPKAYIRLVTKPRANTRDEIVIYRELFDMGVPLAIEDIREKFGLTTPENSENILIKNV; via the coding sequence ATGAAAACAATTTCGCAGATTTCGGAAGCAAGGATTAAGAGCTCCATGAGAGCAAGGTTTAATCCAATAAAAACTTTGACACCAGATTCGCTATCCCAGATGTTGGATGCATTTGCGGCAGGCTATCTTCGTAGCGCTGCGATGACCTGGGATTCGATTGAACGAAGAGACGATGTGATCCAGGGTGTGGCAGCAAAAAGGAAAAAATCCGTGGCCAGGTTGCAATGGGAAATCATTGCGTTGGACCAATCCGAAGAAGCCCTGAATCATAAATGTGCACTGGAATATTTTTATAATAATCTTTCGGCTACCCATGCCTGCGATGGTAATGAGCGAGGTGGCTTCGGCCTACTGGTGAAGCAAATGATGGATGCCATAGGCAAGAAGTATGCAGTACATGAAATAATCTACATTCCTTTGGCCAATGGAGATAAACTTAAATTGACAGCTGTTTTCAGGTTTGTGCCGCTGTGGTTCTTTGAGAACAAGACCGGGTCCTTGAGATTTCTTGAAAGCGACACGGCCACCGATGGCGTTCCACTGGATGATGGAGCCTGGCTTGTAACCGTCGGAGATGGGTTGATGGAGGCTTCTTCGATTGCCTATCTGTTCAAGCATCTTCCTCTGCGGGATTGGCTTGTATATTGTGAGCGCAATGGAATGCCCGGTGTCAAAGGAGTGACCGATGCTTCGCCCGGATCACCCCAGTGGGAGGCGGCCAGGGATGCGGTGGAAGACTTTGGAGCGGAATTTAATGCCCTAATGTCCGAAGGCACAAACATCGAAGCCATAGACTTAACCAGCCGTGGTGAGCTACCCTATCCGGCGTTGGTTGATCGGATGGACAGAGCTATCTCTGCCCTGTGGCGTGGGTCAGATCTATCTACATTATCAAGAGCATCTGGAACGGGAGCTTCGCTTCAGGCCGATGAAACTGCACTGATAGAAGAGGATGATGCAACCATGATTTCCGAGACATTGAATGAGCAGGTGGACAAATTTGTCATCAGGCATTTATTCGGCGACGCAAATCCGAAAGCCTATATCAGGTTGGTAACAAAACCCAGAGCTAATACCAGGGATGAAATAGTGATTTATCGCGAACTTTTTGACATGGGAGTGCCATTGGCCATCGAGGATATCAGGGAAAAGTTTGGTCTTACCACTCCAGAAAATTCGGAAAATATTCTGATAAAAAATGTATAA
- the prfB gene encoding peptide chain release factor 2 — protein MAIPAEISASIKDLIKRSEAIADFLDVSGKKLEINRLETEMATNNFWNNQENAQNTVGKVSDLKTSIKAIIEFRQKLDDAMILAELIDQQNDNEEHLQELSATVGTLANELDSLELVSFLNQPQDHCNAIFSIHAGAGGTESCDWADMLFRMYMRWAERRGFTVEVQDIQEGDGVGLNSITLRLVGKNAYGYAKAERGVHRLVRLSPFDANHKRHTSFCSVDVIAEIEDDIAVNIQEDDIRIDTYRSSGKGGQHVNKTESAIRITHLPTGIVVTCQNERSQYKNKDSAMKTLRARIYERMQDEKRSEMDKFYGEKGEIGWGNQIRSYVFQPYQLVKDLRTGVEGTNLQAIMDGDIDMFINAWLKAGCPKTRKQ, from the coding sequence ATGGCCATTCCAGCAGAAATCAGTGCATCTATCAAGGATTTAATCAAGCGTTCCGAGGCAATTGCTGATTTCCTGGATGTATCAGGTAAGAAGCTTGAAATCAATAGGCTGGAAACAGAAATGGCTACTAATAATTTCTGGAACAATCAGGAAAATGCACAGAATACGGTGGGCAAGGTAAGCGATCTAAAAACCTCGATCAAAGCGATTATTGAATTTAGGCAAAAGCTTGATGATGCGATGATTCTAGCTGAATTGATTGACCAACAGAATGACAATGAAGAGCATCTTCAGGAGCTTTCAGCCACGGTTGGTACCTTGGCCAACGAGCTTGATTCACTGGAATTGGTGTCTTTTTTGAATCAGCCCCAGGATCACTGTAATGCCATATTTAGTATACATGCCGGGGCCGGAGGAACCGAATCCTGTGATTGGGCCGATATGTTATTTAGGATGTATATGAGATGGGCCGAGCGTAGAGGTTTTACGGTCGAGGTTCAGGATATTCAGGAAGGTGATGGTGTAGGCCTGAACAGTATTACCCTTAGGTTAGTTGGGAAGAATGCCTATGGCTATGCAAAGGCCGAGCGTGGTGTACATAGACTGGTAAGGCTTAGCCCATTCGATGCAAACCATAAGCGCCACACGTCCTTTTGCTCGGTGGATGTTATTGCGGAAATAGAAGATGACATTGCCGTAAATATACAGGAGGATGATATCCGGATAGATACCTACCGTTCTAGTGGAAAAGGCGGCCAACATGTGAATAAAACCGAATCTGCCATCAGAATAACTCATCTGCCAACGGGCATAGTTGTGACATGCCAGAACGAGAGGTCCCAGTATAAAAATAAAGACTCAGCAATGAAAACGCTTAGAGCCAGGATATATGAAAGAATGCAGGATGAAAAACGTTCGGAGATGGACAAATTTTATGGCGAAAAAGGTGAAATTGGTTGGGGAAACCAAATACGCAGCTATGTGTTTCAGCCCTATCAATTGGTGAAAGATCTGCGTACCGGTGTGGAAGGAACAAATCTCCAGGCAATAATGGATGGTGATATAGATATGTTCATAAATGCTTGGCTGAAAGCAGGTTGTCCAAAAACAAGGAAACAATAA